Proteins encoded by one window of Paenibacillus urinalis:
- a CDS encoding GerAB/ArcD/ProY family transporter, with translation MKLHTQKPNQQSISILSGAYILLGVQGGFFVITLPTLITNEAGKISWLLLLVTGSWILFTMIGLAKLAGARGMSWKELNQAAFGRIAGFAIGAVWFLSLLFTNAYIIQKYARLLNLYDFPNTQPLLYTILMSLAALFAVWGGLHAISGIFMVSMGLQLLLLVASFIFVIPFIDLKYITPLTLMEIDHPIRAIIYSFAGFSGLETGVLFLQAMKKENKLGNVRMFAWVSGISLILQLFLVEICMSVYGFELLETTQFSTITMMRLVRLPFIEQVDQFAVGLLFLRFLPIASLYLWSCTEVFRNLVFRSIPYSIHLLLQGTVLLAIGLMFMSIQISKQIDMLVVILSAGWFVIYAPLLLLLAWLRTRKRK, from the coding sequence GTGAAACTTCACACCCAGAAACCGAACCAACAATCGATATCCATTTTATCCGGAGCTTATATATTACTTGGGGTTCAAGGGGGTTTTTTTGTCATCACACTCCCCACCTTGATTACGAACGAGGCTGGCAAAATATCGTGGCTGCTTCTACTCGTTACTGGATCTTGGATATTGTTTACCATGATAGGTTTAGCCAAATTAGCGGGAGCCAGAGGTATGTCCTGGAAGGAGCTTAACCAAGCTGCTTTTGGCCGCATTGCAGGATTTGCTATAGGTGCAGTCTGGTTTCTGTCGCTATTGTTCACGAACGCATACATTATTCAAAAATATGCTCGTTTACTCAATTTGTATGACTTTCCAAATACTCAGCCTTTGTTATATACCATATTAATGTCCTTGGCAGCACTTTTTGCTGTGTGGGGCGGCTTGCATGCCATATCAGGAATTTTCATGGTCAGTATGGGGTTACAGCTGCTGCTCCTTGTTGCTTCTTTTATTTTTGTTATCCCATTCATTGATTTGAAGTACATCACTCCACTCACACTTATGGAGATAGACCACCCGATCCGTGCGATAATCTATTCCTTTGCTGGGTTCTCAGGACTCGAAACGGGTGTCTTGTTCTTGCAGGCCATGAAGAAGGAGAACAAGTTAGGAAATGTGCGCATGTTCGCTTGGGTTTCAGGGATAAGTCTCATCCTGCAGCTGTTTCTCGTAGAAATATGTATGTCTGTTTATGGATTTGAACTATTAGAGACAACACAATTCTCAACCATTACGATGATGAGATTGGTAAGGCTCCCATTCATCGAGCAGGTGGATCAGTTTGCCGTAGGATTGCTCTTTCTTCGGTTTCTTCCTATAGCTTCGCTTTATTTATGGTCGTGTACTGAAGTATTCAGGAACTTAGTCTTTCGTTCGATACCATATAGCATACATCTCTTACTTCAAGGAACGGTACTGCTAGCGATCGGACTTATGTTTATGAGTATACAAATCTCCAAACAGATCGATATGTTGGTCGTCATCCTATCGGCTGGCTGGTTTGTCATCTATGCCCCCCTGCTGCTGCTGCTCGCCTGGCTGCGTACTAGAAAACGCAAATGA